The Vibrio crassostreae genomic interval AAGGGTCAACCTTCTGGTTTACGTTGAGACTATCAACGACTGATATGCCAATGACAGAGCTGATTGAGACTCAGTGTCTACAAGACAAACAACTGCTGCTGATCGAACCAAACATGCAAGCGGCATCGATTACTCAGCAAATCCTAACCCAAGAAGGCTTAGTGGTAACGTATCGTTCAGTAATGCCAGACGAGACCACCTCGTATGACTACGTTTTGCTTAACCTAGCCGCCAACCAAGAATATCAATTTGATACCGTGAGTGGTTGGGCAATTGGTGCGAAGAAGATAGCCCAAAACGTGATTATTGGTACACCAAGTACCGAGCTAGCGTTGGGTGAGCAACTAATGAAAGAGGTCGATGTTCAATGCATCACTAAACCTCTTTCTCGCAAGAAGTTACTGCAAACTCTGGTATCGAATCAGGCGCCAACCTTGATTGCACCAGCGATTGAAACACACTCAGAAGAGAAGCTTCCGCTTACTGTATTGGCGGTCGACGACAACCCTGCCAACCTTAAACTGATCACTGCGTTGCTAAAAGAACGTGTAGAAACCGTCATCAGTTGTACCAGTGGTCAGCAGGCGATAGACAAGGCGACAGATACTCAATTTGATATCATCTTCATGGATATTCAAATGCCACAGATGGACGGTGTGACGGCTTGTAAGAACATTAAGAAGCTAGCTAATAATGCGAACACACCTGTGATTGCCGTGACCGCGCATGCAATGATTGGCGAACGTGACCGACTACTCGAAGCGGGCATGGATGACTATCTAACCAAACCCATTGAAGAGCATGTTTTACAGCAGGTACTGATTCATTGGAGCCCAACCTCTGAGGTTGAGCACATCGAAAAAATAGATCCAGACCACCCTGCTGTTTCTGCTGAAATCGATAACGATCCAGTGTCAGAAACTGAAGCCAGCGTGCACAAAAACATCATCATTGATTGGCAAGCTGCGATGAGACAAGCCGCCAATAAAGAAGACCTCGCACGCGATATGCTGCAAATGCTTGTCGACTTTATTCCGGAGGTTTATGAGGCAGCAGACAAAGCGATAGAAGACAGTGGCTACCCAGTTGAAGAGCTGATACACATTATCCACAAGATGCATGGCAGCAGTTCGTACAGTGGCGTACCAAGGCTAAAGTCGGTATGTGCGACGATAGAGAAAGAGCTGCGTTCTGGTACTTCTGTTGAAGACATTGAGCCGGAGCTTTTCGAGCTTCAAGATGAGCTAGATAAGGTTCAAGCGACGGCCATTCACTACTTGAAACCAACTAGTGACTAGATTGATTTAGCCTCAAACTCAAGGCAATAAAAAAGCAGAGCTCACAAGCTCTGCTTTTTTCTGTCTAGAGCCAAGAGCACTAGATATAAAGTAGCGATAATCTGTTTACGATTCGAGTAACACCGTTGCCACAGCGTAGTGACGCTCATCCGAGATAGTCAGATGAATCGATGTTGTGCCATTCGCCTCTGCGATTTCACGCGCTTTTTTATGCAGGCTCAGAACTGGCTTACCATGCTCATCGTTTGAAATCTCAAAGTCGTGGAAGGTCACACCCAGCGCGATCCCCGTTCCTAACGCCTTAGATGCCGCTTCTTTGGCAGCAAAACGTTTTGCAAGGTAACGCCCTTTTTGCTTCAGTTGCTGGAATACTTCAAATTCAGAATCGGTCAAAATACGCTGAGCAAAAGCGTCACCACTTCGTGACAATGCCTTTTCAACACGTTCAATTTCTGCGATATCTGTACCTAATCCAACAACAGCCATGTTTACCCTATTACCAAACTTCTATCTATTAATTCTACTAATTAGTCGCTTAAGACTTAACGCTTACTGTTTAGAAAACTAAGCGTTGTTGCGTGCTGTTTCCATCACGGCTTTCATGTCTGCAACGGCTTTGTTCAAACCATCAAACACTGCACGTCCCATGATTGAGTGGCCGATGTTCAACTCGTAGATCTCTGGAAGAGCCGCAATCGGTGCGACGTTGTGGTAAGTCAGACCATGACCCGCATTGACTGTGATACCAAGATCGTCCGCGTAGCTTGCGCCTGCAGCAATCTTTTTCAGCTCGTCTTGTTGGTCTTCTTCTGTTTTAGCATCGGCATAATGGCCAGTGTGCAGTTCAATGAACGGTGCGCCACACGCTTTTGCTGCGTCGATTTGCTCACGGTCAGCATCGATAAACAGAGATACTTTAATGCCAGCAGCAGACAGTTTTTCCGTCGCCGCTTTGATCTTTTCAAGTTGACCAACCACGTCCAAGCCACCTTCAGTGGTCAGCTCTTCACGCTTCTCTGGAACCAGACAAACAAACTCAGGATTAGTATCGAGGGCAATTTGAACCATCTCGTCCGTTACTGCCATCTCCAAATTCATACGAGTTTGAAGTGTTTCAGCTAGAATACGCACATCGCGGTCAACGATATGACGACGGTCTTCACGCAGGTGAATAGTAATACCGTCAGCACCCGCACGTTCAGCAATTTCAGCTGCGTGTACTGGATCTGGGTATTTAGTACCACGTGCATTACGTAGTGTTGCAATATGGTCGATATTAACGCCTAAAAGGATTGAGCTCATTTTCCAATACTCCGTGCTCTAGAGAGGGCTATTGTTGGCATAAATAGCTCTCTACTTTTTAATGGTTTGCCGCCAAGATACGGCTTTAAGGCTATGCGTGTAAAGCGTTTTGCCGCTTTTAACTGCTCTTTAGTGATAAACCTACGTTCACTGATTGCGATTAGTTCATCGCCCATAAAAGTAAGGTTGTCTCGACGCACCGAAGCGATGAAACCTTTCTGCTCTCGATAGCGATAAGTCATGCTCGGATCAATCGCTTCGCCAGTACCCGCGCAGTGTAAAAAGTCGACGCCGTAACCCATAGCGGATAATAGAGCCAACTCAAAGCGACGCAGTGCTGGCTCAGGGTTTTCATTATGCGCCAGCTCTGTTAAAGCATGAAGATAGTCGTGAAAAAGTGCTGGCATCGGCACTTCAGCCATCAATACGCGACCAATTAACTCGTTCACATACATGGCTGAATACAGATTGATACCGGCGAGAGGAAGCCCCAAGCTAATAGGTTCAGCTTGGCGTAAGGTTTTCATCGAACCATTACCAGACCACTTAAGCAGTAGTGGCGTAAATGGTTGTAGTGCACCTTTCAAATTGGAACGCTTGCTGCGAGCACCTTTGGACATCAACGTCACCCGACCGAACTCTTCACTGAAGACGTCCAAGATCAGGCTCGACTCACTATATGGTCGACGGTGCAACACAAAGCATCGCTGTAACCCTTCGCTCAATCACTTACCCTTATTACAGATACAAAAAGAGAGAGTTCGCACTCTCTCTTGGATTTATCTTCAGTTCAACTTTCTTAATCTCAGAAAGTGACGTTCAATATATTATAGATCGTCGATGTAGCCTAACGAGCGAAGTGCACGCTCATCATCAGCCCAGCCAGATTTAACCTTGACCCAAGTCTCTAGGTAAACCTTACGGCCGAACAGTTCTTCCATATCGATACGCGCTTCACGACCAATCGTTTTGATTTTCTCGCCCGCTTTACCAATCACCATCTTCTTCTGACCAGTACGCTCAACAAGAATCAGTGCATTGATATGGAAGCCATCATTATCTGGGTTGTAATCGAAACGTTCAATTTCAACCGTTACCGAGTACGGTAGCTCATCACCCGTAAAGCGCATCAGCTTTTCACGGATAATTTCAGAGGCCATAAAACGTTGCGAGCGATCTGTCACGTATTCTTCCGGGAAGTGGTGTGTCGCTTTAGGTAAATGTTCACGTACGTGCTTACGCAGTACATCAATGTTTTTACCTTGCTTCGCTGAGATTGGCACAACGTCAATGAAGTCCATCTTCTTAGAGACTTCCATCATGTGCTGCATCACATTAGTACGGTCTTGAACGTTATCTACTTTGTTGATGCAAAGTACAACTGGGAAGTCAGTCTTCTTCAGTTTGTTCAGAACCATCTCATCGTCGTCAGTCCAGTGAGTACCATCAACAAGGAAGAATACTAGATTCACATCACTCAGTGAGCTGTTCGCCGCACGGTTCATCAAGCGGTTAATTGCACGCTTTTCTTCAATATGAAGTCCAGGAGTATCAACAAAGATCGCTTGGTAATCACCCTCAGTTTCAACGCCCATAATACGGTGACGTGTCGTCTGTGGTTTACGTGATGTAATAGAAATCTTCTGACCCAGAATATGGTTCAGAAGCGTCGACTTACCTACGTTTGGGCGACCGACAATAGCGATGAAGCCACAGTGTTGGTTTTCCGGTAGACCTGTTTTTTTGCTATCAGATGAAAAGAATGCATCGATATCGAAATCTTGGTTGTTATCAGACATTGCTTAGTTGCTCTAATGCTGTTTCAGCAGCCGCTTGTTCTGCCTTGCGGCGGCTAGTGCCTTTACCGATAACAGGTTTATCCACACCTGCCACTTCACACTCAACCGTAAACTCTTGGTTGTGTGCTTCACCTTTAATATTAGTCACTGTGTAGACAGGCAGAGGATTTCTTCGACCTTGCAAAAACTCTTGTAGGCGAGTTTTCGGATCTTTTTGAGATACTCCAGGCTGAATAGCATCTAGGCGAGATTGGTACCAGCTTAAAATAATGCCGCGAACCGTCTCGGTATCACTATCTAAATAGACAGCACCGATGATCGCTTCAACCGCATCCGCTAGAATAGAATCACGACGGAAACCGCCACTCTTCAACTCACCTGGACCTAATTTTAAGTAATCTCCTAGTTCGAATTCACGACCTAGTTCTGCCAATGTATGACCACGTACTAATGTTGCACGCATGCGGCTCATATCACCTTCGTTTACTTTAGGGAAACGGTGGTAAAGATCATCAGCGATAACAAAACTTAAAATTGAATCGCCCAGAAACTCAAGACGTTCATTATGTTTACCTGCGGCGCTGCGGTGAGTCAGCGCCAAGTGGATAAGATCGGCATCATTAAACTGATAGCCAATCTTTCTCTCTAGTTTATCAATTGGAGAATTCATGCTCTCTCGATGTGTTAATTGATCGATTAATGAATCCCACCGATGCGATTAAAACGCACACCAGTAGGAATCCATGTTGGAAGTACACTGTCTGAACCGCGTTCGAATTCGAAGCTTATCCAAATAGCAACGGCCTTACCAACAAGGTTTGCTTCAGGGACAAAGCCCCAGTAACGGCTATCAGCACTGTTATCACGGTTATCACCCATCACAAAGTACTGGCCTTCTGGAACGACCCACTCGTTAACACCATTGCGAGGCTGATATGCTTGCACACGATCACGGCGTAATGGGTTAACTAAAATTTGGTGCTCAACATCTCCAAGCTGTTCATTCAGCTGAATCAGAGGCACACCATCTTGAATAAATTGGCTCTCTTCAACGTGACTTAGTTTCACTGGTTCACAGCTACTTGTACCCTTCGCCTGAATACAGATCTCTTTACGACTGCTGTAGCGAATAGTGTCACCTGGCATACCAACAACACGCTTAATGTAGTCGATGTTTGGCTGAGGTGGGTACTTAAATACGATTGAATCACCGCGTTCTGGCTTGCCTGTTTCTACCAATTGAGTGCGCCATACTGGGTCTTTTAGACCGTACGCGTACTTCTCTACCAAGATAAAATCACCAACCAAAAGGGTTGGCATCATCGAGCCTGATGGGATTTGAAACGGTTCATAGATGAATGAACGCAAGATCAAAACAAATGCAATTACCGGGAAAATGGACACACTGTTCTCAACCCACCAAGGCTGAGCCGTAACTTTTGCGCTGGTTTCAGCGTCTAGGCCATTCGATTGTGCTTCAACGTCAGCAAGCTTTTGCTGGCGCTTCTTCGCCCACACAAACTTTTCCAACGCCCATACAATGCCGGTCACTAGAGTTACGATCACTAAGATAAGCGAAAATGTATTAGCCATTGATATCCCTTAAATTTCATTTCTTTAAAAATAACGAAAGTGAAAGAGCATAACTCTTTCACTCTGCTTAATATTTCTAATTTGTATCAATCATGCTGACTAAATGCTGGGAAGATTACGCAGGAAAAATCGTTTAGTTCGAGGCGCAAAGTGCAGTGACTAGTGGGCCTAATTGCAATCTTTGCAACAAAGAAATAAACGATTTTAACCACTAATATTCAGCAGATAGTTAGTGCGATTGATACCTAGTCTTTTCCAACGTGAAGGATTGCAAGGAAAGCTTCTTGAGGCAGTTCAACGTTACCGATCTGCTTCATACGCTTCTTACCTTCTTTTTGTTTCTTAAGAAGTTTCTTCTTACGACTGATATCACCACCGTAACATTTTGCGATTACGTTCTTACGCAGTTGTTTTACTGTAGAGCGAGCAATGATGTGGTTACCAATCGCTGCTTGAATCGCGATATCGAACATCTGACGAGGGATGAATTCTTTCATCTTCTCTACCAGTAGACGACCACGAGACTGAGCAATATCTTTGTGCGTAATGATCGCTAGAGCATCAACCGTTTCGCCATTCAGTAATACGTCTACACGTACCATGTTTGATGGCTCGTAACGTTGGAAGTTGTAATCCAATGATGCGTAACCGCGAGACGTTGACTTCAGACGGTCGAAGAAGTCGAGAACTACTTCAGCCATAGGAAGATCGTACGTCACAGCAACTTGATTACCGTGGTAAACCATGTCTACTTGTACGCCACGCTTCTCTACACACAGTGTGATTACGTTACCTAGGTAATCCGAAGGTACCAGGATATTACAGCGTGCAATTGGTTCACGAATTTCTTCTAGGTCATTAACCGCTGGCAGTTTAGCCGGGCTATCAACGTAAAGAACCGTTTTATCTGTTTTTACAACTTCATACACTACTGTTGGTGCAGTCGTGATTAGGTCTAGGTCGTATTCACGCTCTAGACGCTCTTGGATGATCTCCATGTGAAGCATGCCTAAGAAGCCACAACGGAAACCAAAACCAAGTGCTGCTGAACTTTCTGGTTCAAAGAACAATGACGCATCGTTCAGGCTTAGCTTGCCTAACGCGTCACGGAAGTTTTCGTAGTCATCAGATGATACAGGGAATAGACCTGCGTATACCTGAGGCTTAACTTTTTGGAAACCAGGCAGACGTTCAGTGCTGCCGCCTTTTGCAAGCGTCAACGTATCACCAACTGGTGCACCTAGGATGTCTTTAATACCACAAACAACCCAACCTACTTCGCCAGTATTTAGCTCAGTGGTGTCGATTTGCTTAGGCGTGAAGATACCTAGACGGTCAACACCCCAAACTTGGTCTGTCGACATTACTCGAATCTTGTCGTTCTTCTTCAGCTTACCGTTTTTAATACGAACCAAAGAAACTACGCCAAGGTAGTTATCGAACCAAGAGTCAATGATCAACGCTTGTAGAGGCGCTTCAGGATCACCTTCCGGTGGTGGGATAGCCGTTACGATGTTTTCTAGAACATCATCTACGCCTAAACCTGTTTTAGCAGAACAGCGAGTCGCTTCCATCGCATCGATGCCAACGATCTCTTCGATCTCTTCAGCAACACGCTCTGGTTCAGCAGCTGGTAGGTCAATCTTGTTCAAGATTGGCACTACTTCCAGCTCCATTTCGATTGCTGTGTAACAGTTTGCTAGAGTTTGTGCTTCAACACCTTGGCCTGCATCCACTACAAGTAGTGCGCCTTCACAAGCCGCTAGAGAACGAGATACTTCGTAAGAGAAGTCTACGTGTCCAGGAGTGTCGATAAAGTTAAGCTGGTAAGTTTCACCATCTTTAGCTTTGTAATCTAAAGTCACACTCTGCGCTTTAATTGTAATACCACGCTCGCGTTCTATATCCATAGAATCGAGGACTTGAGCTGCCATCTCACGTTCACTTAATCCTCCACAAACTTGGATTAAGCGGTCAGAAAGGGTCGACTTACCGTGGTCGATGTGGGCGATAATCGAAAAATTACGAATGTGCTTCATAGGCTTGGTGTGACTAAACTCTTTGAATAGGGATAATAAGAAAGCCGCGACACGTCCAATCTACAGTCAGCATTGGTGGCGGCATTTCAATCAAGTTGGCAGATTCTACCCAATTTAAGGGCAAGAAGCATCATAAATTAGACGAGAGACTCACCAAGGATTCGAATCAAGACGACTTCTTGCTTGGATTTGTCTTCCATGGGTTTGGCTAGCCGCTTCGCTAAGGCAATCCCACCAGCAGTAAACAGTGCTGCACTTAAGATAACAATACCCTCGCCCCCTTGAAGTAAGGGTTGCAACAAGAGTTGTCCAAAACCAGCACCAATCATCAACATGAAAAGTGGGATCAGATAAACGATCGCCGCCGACTGAAGTAGGCTTTTTTCTGGAAAGCCAATTTCTACGATTTGTCCTGCTTTGACTAAGCTTTTGGTTTTAAGCTGCCAAAACAAAGATTTATTGCCAACAGCCTTAGTCACAATACCTGTTCCGCAGCTTTTTTGAGAAGAACAACTGCTGCAACTGGTTTGTTGCTCGCAGCTCAGTTGAACAAAATATTGCTTACCTTTTTGTTCAACCGAGCTAACGGTCGCCAGCGCGGTCATCATTGCGCTGGTTCCAATTTATTAAACGTAACTGATTGAGCAATACGTTTGGCGGTTGCTGGCGGAATATCACCAACCACAGAAATTTCTTTATCGCCAATCACTAAGCTGTGTAAGGTTCTGCGTCCTTGACGTACCAATTGCCCTTTCAATGAATGTTCGTCTTTATCGGCGATATAAACCGAAAAGCTAAACAATCCATCACTGAAAAGCTGACTTTCAACCATTTTATCGGTCGCAGCCATTTGATAGCGGCTAAGCTCTTTTGACTTAAACCCTTCAGGAATCCAAGACGCTTGCCAGTTAGTTTCACTCACTAAGCCTTCCGGCAGTGATAAGACTTTTGGTAATTGAGCTTGGTTCAAGCCACCCATCGCCTCAGCAATCTTGTCGTTCACCACGTAAGAGATCGTGCGGTACTGTTCAAGCACTTCGCCATCACGGTCCAAAAGGTCGGCACGCAAAGGAAGGCTTGTTTTCTCGTCTACCCAAACCACGTAAGAATAGCGAAGGCCATCTTTCGGCACGACCCGCAGTACTTGAGTAGTGCTGCCCGCTTCACGAGAGCGCCCAACTTTTACGAAGTCGTAGTACTGATTCAGTGATTCGATATCTCTATTAATCATCGGAATAACAGGTGCAACCATACTGCCAGACTGAATCGTAAATGGCTCTGTACCCGGTTCGATGTAGCTAACTTCATTGCCACGTCGAATGACTTCACGAACAGGGCCGCTTAGGTAAACAAGGTGTGCAAGTTGTTGGTCGTCGTTAACTGCATGGCGATAAACAAGAGGTTCAATACTGCTCTTCTTTATCAATATGTAGGAGAGTTCGTAATTTAGATGCTGACTGGCCTCGTTCATTTGATGCAACAAGGCCTTTGCAGTGGTTTCCTCTGCAAAGGCTGTTGGAGACATCAAGCTGAACAGTGTCAGTGCACTGACCAGGATTTTCTTCATTCAATGTCCGATTCTAGATGTGCATCTTGCATTGGCGATGCATCACTGTTTAGTCTTAGCTGAAGCTCATAATCTTCTAGCATTGCATGAACGCGTTTACGCTGCTCTTGCAAGTTAGCTTCCGATGCCGGCTTCTCAACAGAGTCACGCGTTAAACTTACTGGTTCCGCAGAACCCGCAAATGGAATCGTCTGGAGTACAGGCAACTGCTCTGGAGCTGCAGGGTCGCTGCCACCATATTGTTGAACACCTAATACAACCGCCAATGAAACACACGCTGCTACGGCAACTTGTCCAAACTGTTGTAACCAAGCCGGAAGCTGACGCTTCGCTTGCTGAGGTTTAGGCTGCTCTTCAATTGGAGCAACAGTAGGTTCAACATTCACTTGGTGCAGGTTCGGCATTGCACTATGTGCAGGCTCAGCTTCAAGCGCTGCTGCCACATTGTTAGCAATGTTCCAATCTTGAGTTTCTGGCGCATCCCCACGCATAACATCACCAATTAAATGGTAACTCTGCCAGGTATCCATGCTTTCTTGATCAGATTCAAGATCTACAATGAGAGCTTTATCGATCGTTTCACCATCCATGAGTGCCGAAAGCTTTTCTTTATCAGCCATTATTTTCACCATAATTATTACAAGTTCTAGCGTTGCAAAAGAGGTTTGATTTTCTTTTCCACTGCTTCACGAGCTCGGAAAATACGCGAACGTACGGTTCCTACAGGGCAATCCATTACTTCTGCAATCTCTTCGTAGCTCAAACCTTCGAGCTCACGCAACGTCATTGCAGTTTTTAAGTCTTCTGGTAACGCTTCAATCGCTCCAAAAACGACTTGTTTCAATTCTTTTGACAGCGTTAAGTTCTCAGGGTTCGATATTTCTTTTAACGCGCTGCCTGTTTCGTAATATTCTGCATCTTCTGCATCTACATCGGTTGCTGGCGGCCTACGGCTTTGGGCAACGATATGATTTTTAGCGGTGTTCACGGCAATTCGGTACAACCATGTATAGAAGGCACTCTCGCCACGAAAGTTAGGTATCGCGCGGTAAGCTTTAATAAAAGCTTCTTGTGCTACATCAGGTACATCACCGGAATTATTCACGTATCGAGAGATAAGATTACAAACTTTGTTTTGATACTTAACCACTAGTAAGTTAAATGCCTGCTTATCTCCACTCTGAACTCGCTCAATCAACACTTGATCGGTTAGCTGCTCGTTCATTCGAGCGGGTACTCCTATTGTTATAACCCTTACCTTCGCAGATATGGGTACTAATTATGCGAAATGTAGTATTGACACCACCGTCTACAAGAGCACTATTGTGACTAAGCCAAATACCGAAAGTTCCAACTTTCTTAAAATTATTTGCCATTATTGTTTCACAATGTGATGTAATAAAAATAGCTATCCCTATCAATTTGGGGAAACTTGAGCAAAAGCAATGGTATTGAGCAATTAAATATTTCTAGATAGCTGTCTATATATTGATTTTGCATAGCGTTTAAGGATGACTCTGGAGAGATTATAACAGTCTTACCCAAACTCCTAAAACAAGACAAAGTCAATTGAGAGTGGACAACTCGACTATAGCCCGGGATTTAATAAGTTTTATGAACGCAAACCGTGAACATCAGTGTGATGTATTAGTGGTAGGAAGTGGTGCGGCAGGCTTGTCATTAGCCTTACGCGTAGCAGAACATGCAAAAGTAATTGTATTAAGCAAAGGACCACGCAGCGAAGGATCGACGTATTACGCACAAGGTGGTATCGCCGCGGTGTTCGATGAGTCGGACAGTATTGAGTCTCATGTAGAGGATACTCAAATTGCTGGGGCTGGGTTATGCGAAGAAGATACAGTTCAATTCATTGCTGAAAATGCGAAAGAGTGTGTGCAATGGCTGATTGATGGTGGTGTTCCATTTGATAAAGATGAAAACAGCACAGAAGGCCAACCAAAATATCACCTCACTCGTGAAGGTGGCCACAGTCACCGCAGAATTCTGCACGCAGCCGATGCAACGGGCATGGCGATGCAAACCTCACTACAAGATAACGTCAACAACCACCCAAATATCGAGATCTTCGAGCGCCACAATGCGCTGGATTTGATCACTGAAGATAAGATTGGTGGTTCAAAAGACAAGGTGATCGGTGCCTACATTTGGAACCGTAACCAAGAACACGTTGAAACCGTGCGCGCTAAATTTGTTGTATTAGCAACAGGCGGCGCTTCAAAGGTTTACCAATACACCTCTAACCCAGATGTCTCCTCAGGTGATGGTATTGCTATCGCTTGGCGTGCAGGTTGTCGTGTGGCAAATCTTGAGTTCAATCAGTTCCACCCAACTTGTTTATTCCACCCAGAAGCGCGTAACTTCCTACTGACGGAAGCACTGCGTGGTGAAGGTGCTTACTTGCGCCGCCCAGATGGTTCTCGTTTTATGAAGGACTTCGATGAGCGCGGTGAGCTGGCTCCACGTGATGTGGTTGCTCGGGCAATTGACTTCGAAATGAAGCGCTTGGGTGCCGACTGCATGTATGTTGATATCAGCCACAAGCCTGAAGAATTCATCACAACGCACTTCCCAATGATCCATACTCGCTTGATGGACTTGGGCATCGATATGACCAAAGAGCCAATCCCTATCGTACCAGCTGCTCACTACACTTGTGGTGGTGTAATGGTTAATAAGCAAGGTCAAACCGACCTGACTAACTTGTATGCGATTGGCGAAGTGAGCTATACCGGCTTACACGGTGCAAACCGTATGGCTTCTAACTCACTGCTTGAGTGTGTGGTTTACGCATGGGCAGCAGCAAAAGATATCGTTGAGAACATCGACCAATCTCAATTGTGTGCTGAACTGCCTGCATGGGATGAAAGCCAAGTAACCAACAGTGATGAAGAAGTTATCATTCAGCACAACTGGCACGAGCTACGTCTATTCATGTGGGATTACATGGGCATTGTTCGAACGGATAAGCGCCTTGAACGTGCACTGCGCCGTATTCAGATGTTGCAGCAAGAGACTCATGAGTACTACAGCTACTTCAAGGTTTCGAATAACCTATTAGAACTGCGTAACTTGCTACAAGTGGCTGAGCTAATGGTTCGCTGTGCAATGCAACGTAAAGAGAGCCGCGGC includes:
- the rpoE gene encoding RNA polymerase sigma factor RpoE, encoding MNEQLTDQVLIERVQSGDKQAFNLLVVKYQNKVCNLISRYVNNSGDVPDVAQEAFIKAYRAIPNFRGESAFYTWLYRIAVNTAKNHIVAQSRRPPATDVDAEDAEYYETGSALKEISNPENLTLSKELKQVVFGAIEALPEDLKTAMTLRELEGLSYEEIAEVMDCPVGTVRSRIFRAREAVEKKIKPLLQR
- the nadB gene encoding L-aspartate oxidase; translated protein: MNANREHQCDVLVVGSGAAGLSLALRVAEHAKVIVLSKGPRSEGSTYYAQGGIAAVFDESDSIESHVEDTQIAGAGLCEEDTVQFIAENAKECVQWLIDGGVPFDKDENSTEGQPKYHLTREGGHSHRRILHAADATGMAMQTSLQDNVNNHPNIEIFERHNALDLITEDKIGGSKDKVIGAYIWNRNQEHVETVRAKFVVLATGGASKVYQYTSNPDVSSGDGIAIAWRAGCRVANLEFNQFHPTCLFHPEARNFLLTEALRGEGAYLRRPDGSRFMKDFDERGELAPRDVVARAIDFEMKRLGADCMYVDISHKPEEFITTHFPMIHTRLMDLGIDMTKEPIPIVPAAHYTCGGVMVNKQGQTDLTNLYAIGEVSYTGLHGANRMASNSLLECVVYAWAAAKDIVENIDQSQLCAELPAWDESQVTNSDEEVIIQHNWHELRLFMWDYMGIVRTDKRLERALRRIQMLQQETHEYYSYFKVSNNLLELRNLLQVAELMVRCAMQRKESRGLHYTLDYPELAEDSGPTILTPEKRQS